The following DNA comes from Candidatus Methylomirabilota bacterium.
GGGCAACCTGGTGCTGGGCGTGGTGGCCGACCGCGTCGGCCATCTGGTATCGCTCACCATCGGGCTCGGGGCCCTTCTGCTCGCGAACCTGGCGGCGCTGGTCGCGCCAACGCTCGAGGTGTTCCTCGTCGTCTTCCTGCTGCAGGGCGTGCAGTCGGCCGCGATCAGCGTATCGGGGCTCAACGTGCTCCTCGAGTTCGCGCCGGGCCCGGCGGCGCGGCCCACCTACGTGGGCCTCGGGACGACCCTGCTCACCCCGGTCGCCTTTGGCGCGCCGCTGATCGCCGGGATGATGGCCGATACCTTCGGCTTCCGGGCCGTGTTCGCCACTGCGGCCGTGGGGGCCATGGTGGCGCTGGCCCTGCTGATGGCTCGCGTGCAGGAGCCGCGGCACCGGGTCTCGTGACCGGGCCCGGCTCCCGGCAGCGGGGTCCCGTGGTACTTTCGGTCATGCTCAGGACCACGCGGGAACCCCGGACTCCCCTGGATTGTTTGATGCCACGACGTGAGATGCGGCCCGTACTGTGTCGTTCGGCAGGAGTGCTCTTCCTGATGCTGGCCATGGCGTCGACATCGGCGGCCCAGAGCCAGGAGCAGATCATCCGGGGCAAGTACGTATTCGGCGCGGCGGCCGGTTGCGCGTGCCATACGGCGCCGAAGCAGCCACTCAACGCGGGCGGACGCAAGTACGACGGACCTTTCGGCACGGTCTATTCGTCGAACATCACCCCGGACCCGAGCACCGGTATCGGCAGCTGGACGGACGATCAGATCATCACCGCCATTCGGTCCGGCCGCCGGCCGAACGGGGAGCGACTGATCCCCGTGCATCCCTACACGGTTTTCAACGGCATGGCCGAGCAGGATCTGAAGGACGTGGTGGCCTATCTTCGGTCGGTGCCCCCGGTGAACAAGCCGACGCCGGCCAAGAAGATCTCGGTGCCCATGTTCGAGAGCGTGTTCCTTCCGGCCTGGCTCGCGACCTTCGCGCCCCGCGAGACCCCTCCGCCGTCGGCGCCCACGTCCGGTATCGAGCGCGGCGAATACCTGGTCCGCGCGGTGTCCCACTGCGGTGAGTGCCACACTCCGCGGACCGTGACCATGGCCACGGACAACAGTCGATTCCTCGCCGGCAATCCGAAGGGCAAGGGGCCCGAAGGGTCCGCGGTGCCGAACATCACGCCGGACCGCGAGACGGGAATCGGGGGCTGGACCGAGGAACAGATCAGCGACTACCTCGAGACCGGCAACCGGCCGGACGGGGACGTGGCGGGTGGACTGATGCTGGAGGTGATCCAGGGCTCGTCGGCAGGTTTCAAGGACCTCACCAAGGCCGATCGCCTGGCGATCGCGAAGTACCTCAAGTCGATCCCGCCCATCAAGAACAAGATCGACTAAGGCGACCCGTACCAACCGGCCGGAGCCGCCCCGGCCCTCCACAGGAGGCGACATGAACGCACGACTCAGACTTGGAGCCAGCGCAATCGTCATCGGCGCGCTGGCCATGGGCATCGCGGCCGGCTGCGCAGGCAAGTCCATGTCGAAGGGCAGCGGGGACGTGGTGGCTGATCGGCAGCGGTTGATGAAACTGCAGGGCGCCAGCTGGATGGACATCCAGGCCAAGGCCAAGGCGGGCAACATCGAGGCGATCGCGGTGAACGCGGAGACGCTCACCATGACCGCCCACCAGATCCCGGCCCTCTTCCCCGAGGGCTCGCTCACCGACAAGTCCAGGGCCAAGCCCGAGATCTGGCAGAAGTGGTCGGAGTTCCAGGCCGCGGCCAAGAACCTCGAGACCGAGGCCGAGAGGCTGCGCGACGCCTCGCGGGCCAAGAACGCGGAGCTCACCCAGTCCATCGTCAAGGATTTCGTACGGAACGCCTGCGACACGTGCCACACGCCATTCCGCCAGCCTCCTCGGCGGTAGCCGCGCTGCTAACGCGTTCCTTCTGCATCTGACGTGTGGGGCGGCGTCGTCCTGCCCAGGGCGCCCGGCCCGGTTGCTCGTCTGCCGCCGAGCTCCTCGTAGGGCAACTGGCCGGGGCGAGCGGGCCTGGTTTAGCGAGCGGCGACGAGCAGAGGGAAGCGGCGGGCCGCGAGGGGCTGGGCCGCGGTGCGAGCCTGCATGGGAGTGGAGTACGACCCGAGGTCGACGCGGTAGACGCTCTGGTCGGCCACGGTGACCTCGCTGACCGTGGCAACACCGCCCACCTCCCGACGCTGGGCCTCGGCCTTGGTCCGATCGGTGAAGGAGCCATCTTCCACGGTAAGCCCGCCTTCGGCCGCAGGAGCCTCGACCTTGCCGGCCGGCAGCGAGATGACCCGGAGGCGGACCGGGAAGACACCCTCGGTGGCGACGCCGAGCTGTCGCGCCGCCGCGTACGAGACATCCAGGATCCGACCTTTGACGAACGGCCCGCGGTCGTTGATCCGCACTTCGGCGGTCCGGCGCGTGTCCCGATTGGTCACGAGTAGCCGCGTGCCGAAGGGCAGGGTCTTGTGCGCCGCTGTCATCTGGTTCATGTCGTAGAGCTCCCCGCTGGCGGTTCGGCGTCCGTGGTGGGGGGAGCCGTACCATGAGGCAAGCCCAACCTCCTCGATCCCGAGGGCGGGTGGCTCGGGCGGCGTGCTGACGACCGGTGGCGTGCCGACGACCGCGCGGGAGCAGCCGGTCAGGACGGCCAGGGCCGACAGGGCTACCAGGACTGGGAGCCTAGGAGCTCGCATGACTCCATCGTGCCACACCGCCGCCCCGGGTGGGCCAGGCGGGTGGGCTCGACCCAATCCGCCGTCGCCCCCTTGTCTTGGTGGGACTTTCCTGATACTCAAGTAGCCCACCGTCCTCGGGTCCGGCCCCTCGAGGGCCAGGAAGACATGGCGCATGGCGACAATCATCAAGACGACCGTCGCGACCCGGCTCACTGATGCCACCTCCGCCGCGTCCGCTGGCATCGGGCGGTCCGCCTGATCCATGCGGCTCAAGCGCGAGGACGTGGAGCGCATGATGCAGGAGCGGCCGGCGGGCAGCACGCTCGAGGAAGCGCTCGACGTCTTCGAGGTCTTCGCGAGCGGCAGTCTCGCCGACGAGGTCTACGTGCTCGACGACGTCTCGGGCAAGCGCATCGCCATCGCTCCCGCCGCGTTGAAGGTGAAATACCGGAAGGAGTGACCACATCATGCCTATCGTCACGATTTCTCACGAGATCGGCGCGGGTGGCCCGGAGATCGGGCAGCAGCTGGCAGACCGGATGGGCTACCGCTACGTGGATCACGAGCTCATCTCGGACGCGGCCCGGCGCTACGGGCTCCTGGAGGAGAAGCTCTCCCACCTCGACGAGTCCAAGCCGTCGCTCTTCGAGCGGTTCGACGCGGAGACCCGGCGATACATCACGGTCATCCAGACCGCGCTGTACGACTTCGCCGAGCACGACAACGTGGTGCTCATGGGCCGCGGCGGGCAGTGGCTGCTGCGCGGCATCCCGCACGTCCTGCGGGTGCGCGTGATGGCCCCGTTCGACGTGCGCGTCAAGCGGCTCGGCAAGAAGCTGGCCGGACCCATGGGCGAGCAGACGAATCCCCGCACGGTCACCGAGCTGGTGCGTCGGGATGACGCCGAGAAGGCCGGCCGCATGCGCTACCTCTACGAGGTGGGCATCACCGATCCCGCGCTCTACGACCTCGTCATCAACACCGAGAAGCTGTCGGTGGCCGCCGCGGTCGGTCTCATCGGCGGGGTGCTGGGACAGACCGAGCTGGCCACGACGCCGGCGGCCGCGCAGCTCGTGGCCGATCGCTCGCTCGCCTCCCGCGTGCAGGTGGCGCTGGCCACGCATCCGGAGACGCGGCGCTACCGCATCACGGTGGAGGCGCGGAGCGGCGTCGTCACCCTCGAAGGCACCGCGGCCATGGACGAGGCGACCGACGTGGCGCGCGGAGTGGATGGGGTGCGCGACGTGAAGATGCGGCAGATGGACATGCCGCCCATCCCGCCCTTCGTCGCCTAGGCCTAGAGCGTCAGGGCTTCAGGGGAGCGGGAGCCGGGCCCGGACGGCGCGTGGCGTCGTCCGGCACCTCGGCGATCGTCACCGCCACGTCCATCTTCTGCTTCTTGCGGATGACCTGAAGCGTGATGCTGCGTCCCACCCGGGTCTCCGCGACCAGCCGCTGCACGTGGCGGTAGTCCTCTACCGGGATCTTGTCGTACGCCACGATGACGTCGCCCTGCTGCAGGCCGGCCTGCGCGGCCGGGCTGCCCGTGATCGTCGAGCCGACCACCGCGCCGTTGGTTCCGCCGACGCCAAGGCTCTGCGCGAGGTCGGGGGAAAGCGGCTGAAGGGCCACACCCAGCCACCCGCGTACCACCTTGCCCTTGTCGACGAGCTGATCGACGACGCGCTTCACCATGTTGATGGGAATCGCGAAGCCGATGCCCTGGCCGGCGGCCACGATGGCGGTATTGACGCCGATCACCTGCCCCTTGAGATTGACGAGCGGGCCCCCCGAGTTGCCGGGGTTGATCGAGGCGTCGGTCTGAATGAAGTTTTCGTACGTGGCGATGCCCACGTCCGAGCGCCCCGTCGCGCTGATCACGCCCACCGTGACCGTCTGGTCCAGGCCGAACGGGTTGCCGATCGCGATGGCCCACTCGCCCACGCGGAGAGCGTCCGAGTTGCCCATCGGCGCCACCGTGAGCTCGTGGTCGGGCTGGAATCTCACCACCGCCAGGTCTGTTTTGGGATCGGTCCCGAGGATCTGTCCGCGGTATTCTCGTTTGTCGGAGAGCCGGATGAGGATCTCGTCGGCTCCCTTGACGACGTGGAAGTTGGTGAGGACCAGACCGCGCTTGTCGATGATCACGCCGGAGCCGAGGCCGGGCCGGCGGAACTCGGAGCGCGAGTCGGGGCCCTCGGAGCCGAAGAACTGATTGAAGAAGTCGCGGAAGAAGGGATCGTCGTTGCCCTGGGGCAGGTTGGGGCCGCGGCGAGACTTCGCACGCTGGATCGTCCCCAGGTGCACCACCGCCGGGCGCACGTGCTGCGCCACGTCGACGAAGCCGGTCTGGAGGGTCTCGGCCAGGGCCACGCCGGCCGCGGCCTGGGGCGTGGACGGGACGACGGTCGAGCTGCGACCGATGCGATCCCGGAGGAGGTATCCGCCGCCCGCCGCGACCAGCAGCAACGCGACGATCACGAGGATCAGTACCGGCCGGCGGCTCATGTATGTACTCTACCAGGGCAGCCCTGCAGCACCGGGCGCCGAGGCCACCGGATCATAGCGAGCGGCATCTTCGACTGTCAAGGAAGCCGGTGAGATACCGCCACGTCTGGCCCGGACTGCTCCTGCTCGCGGCGCTCGGGCTCCTGCTCGCGGGGCTGGTGAGATGGGGCGATCACTTCCTGTCGCCCGGGCCCACCGGGGGCATCCATCGCCTGCTGCAGCTCTGGGCCGCGTCACGGCCCGGCGACGAGCTGGCGGCGGCGCCGGTGAGCGCCGGGACGGCCTCCGTCGATCCGGCCGCCCCGCCGCAGGTGTCTTTGCCTTCGATGCCCTCGACCGCGGAGGCGCCGGCCTCGCCGGTGACGCCTCCGTCCGCGGTGCCGGCCGCTTCGCCATCCTCCGATCTCACGCCGGTCGTCGCGCTCCCGGATGCGACGGGCTCGCCGCCGGGGGCCGAGATCAAGACGCCCATGGCCGATCGAGCTGACGAGCCACGCGCCGGCGCGCCACCCGCCCCGGCTCCGCCGCCGGTGCGCTACGCGCTGGCCCTGGGCACCTTCGCGGTCGCCGACGATGCAGAGCGGGTGGAGACCAAGCTGAACCAGGCCGGCTTCTCCACCGTGCGCTTCCGCCAGCAGGCCTCCGCGAAGCTGTTCTCGGTTCACGTCGGCTCGCTCAAGGATGCCGACGAGGGCCAGGCGACCGTCGAGCGGCTGCAGCGGGAGGGCTATGGTCCGGTGGCCGTGCTCACCGGACGGAGCGGCCCGACGGTGCGGGTCGGCGATGCCATGCCGCTGCGGATGGCGGTCCAGCTGGCCGAAAAGCTGCGTGCCGCCGGCCTGGACGCGCGCGTCGAGGCCGAGGCCACCCACGCCGGGCAGGTGAGCCTGCGCCACGGCAACTTCGCCTCGCGGGACGAGGCGGAGGCGGCGAGTCGCGAGGTCGCCCGGCTCGGCGTGCCCAACGAGGTGATCCAGATCCGCTGAATGAGGCAGTTTGACCGAAAAATGCGCCGGAGAGTAGTATCGGCACATGCAGGTCAGCAAGATCCTCGTGGTGGACGACGAGCCGGAAGTCCGCAAGCTCATGGAGCACTTCCTCACGGACCGGGGCTATCAGGTGCGTCTGGCCGCCAATGGCCGGGAGGGGCTCGCCGCGATCGACTCCTTCGCCCCGGACGTGGTACTGCTCGACATGCACATGCCGGAGATGGACGGCCTCGAGACCCTGAAGGAGCTGGCGGTGCGGGCCCCCGGCCTGCCCGTCATCATGGTCACGGTCAACGAGGACGTGCAGACGACCTCACAGCTCCTGCAGCTGGGCGCCGCCGACTACGTGCCCAAGCCCTTCAACCTCGACTACCTCGAGCAGGCGATCAACATCCAGCTGTCCGCCGCCCGCGACTAGCCTCCAAGCCGGTTGATCAGCGCCTCGACGGCGGCGCGCGCCTCCGTCGAGACCTCCACGAAGCGTAGCCCCGCGGTGTCCTTGCGGGCCCACATCACCTCGGCGCGGTCGATCGTCAGCGTCCGATCCGGCCCCCCGACAGAGAGCTGGAGCGTCAGCAGCTCGCCGCGCTCGAGCCGACGGGGCACCCCATGGATGGCCAGCCCGGTGCGGGAGAGATCGCTCACCTCGGCGACCACGGTCAGCTCGCCGTCCGAGAGCGACACGCGGCCATCCATCGGCCGGCGAGGCTCGCGCCGCGGCTCTCCGGGGACGACCGCATAGATCTTTACCGGGATCACCTTGCCCTTCACCGTGACCTCGCCCAGGTCGCGGGCGCCCAGGTGATCGCGCACCTCCGCGTAGGTGGCCTCGCTGATGATGATGGGCACGCTGAAGTCCTTGGTCAGCCCCTCGAGCCGCGACCCCAGGTTGATGGTGTCGCCGATGGCGGTGTACTCGAGCCGCTGCTCGGAGCCGATGGTGCCCACCACCGCGTCGCCGGTGTGGATGCCGACTCCGCAGGCCAGCGTGCCGCCGTAGCGCGCCGCGAAGCGCTCGGCCAGCGGCTGCAAGCGCTCCTGGAACTCCAGCGCGGTGCGCACCGCGCGCAGCGCGTGGTCGGGCGCCTCGAACGGCACGTTGTAGAGCGCCATGATCGCGTCGCCGATGTACTTGTCGACGGTGCCGCCGTGGTTGAACACCGCCTGGGTCATCACCGTGAGGTACTCGCGCAGGAATGCGACCACCTCTTCCGGGGGCATCTTCTCCGACATCGAGGTGAAGCCCCGGATGTCCGAGAAGAGCACGGTCATGCGGCGCCGGTTCGCGGCCAGCTTGGCGTCGTCCTTGTGGCGCACGATCTCGGCGACCACGTCCGGCGAGAAGAACCGCGAGAGGCGGCGCTTTTCCCGCTGCTCCTGGGCGAAGTTCTTCGCCACCGTGCCGGTATAGCTGACGAGCAGGGCCAGCGGCACCGGCACGACCTCCACCCAGAGGCGGCCCCACGCGAAGGCGCCGTGGGTCGCGCCGAGATACGCGATCGTCGCGCCGGCCACGAGCCCGAAGGCGGCCAGCGGGCGGAACGCGGTGGCGGCCCACGCGGCCAGGGCGCCCGCGACGATTCCGAGCACCGGGACCAGCCAGTGCGGCGCCCGACGCAGGGGAATGCCCCGCAATATCGTCTCGAGCGCGTGCGCGTGAATCTCCACCCCCGGCATGAGGGTCGTCGCGGCGAACGGGGTCGGGAAGATGTCGTGCAGGGTCGGGGTGGTGGCGCCCACCAGCACGATCTTGTCCTTGAAGACCTCGGGGGGAATCTCGCCGGTCAGGACGCGATGGTAGGCCACCATTGGAAACGTCTTCGGCCCGCCGCGGAAGTTGATCAGCAGCTCACGTCCCTTCGGGGGGCCGCTGTGGGCGAGTCCGGCCTTCTCGGCCAGCCGGTAGATCTGCAGGTCGAAGCCCGGCCACTCCCGGCCCTGGAAATCGCGGGTGAGCGTCGCCCGGCGCACGAAGGCGTCGGCGTCGGTGTCGTAGTCGGCCGAGCCGAAGGCGGCTTGGCCGCGCACCTCGGGAATGGGCGGGTTCAGGCCCTGCTTGACGAACGACGGGTCGTCCACCGTGGTGAACGCGGCCGCGAGCACGATCCGGTCCCGAAGCCGGTGCACCGACGCTCCGAGCGCCTCGTCGTCGGCGGGGCCTCGGGAGGACGGCTCGGTGAACAGGATGTCCATGCCCACCGCGGCCGGTTGCCCCTGCGCCAACGCATCGAGGAACCGGGCGTGGACGGCGCGCGGCCACGGCCAGACCATGTTCAGCGCGTCGAAGGAGTCCTCGTCGATCTTGACGACGACGATGGGGCACTCGGGCGGACGCGGCCCGCGAAGAGTGAACTGCGCGTCCAGCGCCTTGAGCTCGGCGATCTCGAAGAAGCCGAACAGGTTGAAGGCGGCCATGGCCACGACGGCCAGGCCGACCAGGCTTCCGGCGAGGAGCAGGCGCCAGGGGACGGCGAGGAATCGCACCGCTCAGAGCCTAGCACAACGGAAGTTGCCGCCGCCGCGGGGAAAAGTCTACACTCGACGCATGCGCGTCCGCCCGTTGCTCCTGACGTGCTTCTGGGTCGCGGTCTTCCTCTGGGTCGGATACAACGGCATGCAGGCGGTGTCGTCGTATTTCAGGGTCAACGACGTCGCCGAGCAGGCGTTCCGCGAGGCCTCCGACAAGCAGCGGCAGCGCAACCCCGGTGAGATCGTCTCCGCGGACCTCATGGCCGATCTGCGCACCGGGCTGCTGGCCGGCACGCGGCGGGCCGGCCTCGACGTGGACCCGCAGAGCGTGAAGATCGTGGCAGACGGCGCGCTCGTGCGCCTCGACGTGAGCTGGACCTATCGGACCGAGCCCCTCAACCTCTGGGGCTTCGACACCGCGGTCCCGGTTCCGATCTGGCTGGGCCGGAGCTTCGATCCTCAGCTGGGGACCCGCCGGATCTTCTGAGGCGGGGCGGGCATGGCCGAGCGCATCGTGATCGCGGAGGACGACGAGGACCTCGCCTTCGTGCTGCGCGAGGCGCTCCGCCGGCAGCGCTACGAGATCGAGGTGTCCCCCACCGCGGGCGGCCTCCTCGAGCGCCTCAAGAGCAATCCCTACGATCTGATCCTCCTCGACGTGCGGCTGCCCGACATGGACGGCCTCGACGCGATCCCCAAGTGCCGTGAGCTGGCGCCGGACACGCCGATCATCGTGATGACCGCGCACGGCACCCGCGAGACCGCGATGGACGCGATCACGCGCGGGGCCTACGACTTCTTCACCAAGCCGCTGAAGATGGACGAGTTCCAGGTCGTGGTCTCCCGCGCCCTCGACCGCCGCCACCTGCAGAAGCAGGTCAAGGCCCTGCGCGAGAGCCAGCCGAGCGGGCTCGAAGGCCTCATCGGCCAGGGCGAGGTGCTGAAGCGGGTGGTGGAGATGGCCCATCGCGCGGCGCCCACCGATCTCACCGTGCTGATCCAGGGCGAGAGCGGGACCGGCAAGGAAGTGCTGGCCCGGGCGATCCACCGCCTCAGCGCGCGCAAGGACGGGCCGTTCATCCCGGTCAACTGCGCGGCGATCCCGGAAGGACTGCTCGAGTCCGAGCTGTTCGGCCACGAGCGGGGCGCCTTCACCGGTGCCGTCCGCGCGCGTCCGGGACGCTTCGAGCTGGCCCGCGAGGGCACGCTGTTCCTCGACGAGATCGGCGACATGCCGATGTCGATGCAGGCCAAGATCCTGCGCGTGCTCCAGGAGCGCGAGTTCGAGCGAGTGGGCGGCACGAAGACCATCACCGCCGACGTACGGGTGATCGCGGCGACCCACCGCGACCTCGACGCGGCGGTCAAGCAGGGCACGTTCCGCCAGGACCTCTACTACCGGCTCCAGGGGGTGGGCATGTACGTGCCGCCCCTGCGCGAGCGCATCGACGATCTGCCGTTACTGATCACCCACGTGCTCGCCCGCGCCGCCGAGCGGCTCAATCGCACGCCCGCGACCGTGTCGCCCGAGGCGCTGCGCTGCCTCTGGACCTACGCGTGGCCGGGCAACGTACGCGAGCTGCAGCACGTGCTGGAGGGCGCGATGGTGCTCTCCGACGGCGTCATCCGTCCCGAGCACCTGCCGCCGGCGATCCAGCGGGCCTCGCAGGCCGCGCCCGTCACGGAGCCCGCGCCGGCCCCGGCCCTGACCGGGTCGCTCGACGACGCGCTCGAGACGTGGGAGCGACGGATGATCCTGGACGCCCTGCAGCGGACGCACGGAGTGCAGGCGCGCGCGGCCAAGCTGCTCGGCGTGTCCGAGCGGAGCCTCTGGTACCGCATCAAGAAGCTCAGCATCCAGGTCCGGCCGCCCGAGGACGACGCGCCACCCGCCTGACCCGTTTCCTTTCCGGAGTGCCTCGTGTATGGTCAGGGCATGAACGTCAAGAAGGCCGTCTTCCCCGTGGCCGGACTCGGGACCCGCTTCCTGCCCGCCACCAAGGCGCAGCCGAAGGAGATGCTGCCGCTGGTGGACAAGCCGACCATCCAGTACGTGGTGGAAGAAGCGGTCTCCTCGGGCCTCGAGGAGATCATCCTGGTGACCGGACGACACAAGCGGGCGATCGAGGATCACTTCGACGCGGCCTTCGAGCTCGAGTACTACCTGCAGGACCGCGGCAAGATGGAGGAGCTG
Coding sequences within:
- a CDS encoding cytochrome c; the protein is MNARLRLGASAIVIGALAMGIAAGCAGKSMSKGSGDVVADRQRLMKLQGASWMDIQAKAKAGNIEAIAVNAETLTMTAHQIPALFPEGSLTDKSRAKPEIWQKWSEFQAAAKNLETEAERLRDASRAKNAELTQSIVKDFVRNACDTCHTPFRQPPRR
- a CDS encoding cytochrome c — translated: MASTSAAQSQEQIIRGKYVFGAAAGCACHTAPKQPLNAGGRKYDGPFGTVYSSNITPDPSTGIGSWTDDQIITAIRSGRRPNGERLIPVHPYTVFNGMAEQDLKDVVAYLRSVPPVNKPTPAKKISVPMFESVFLPAWLATFAPRETPPPSAPTSGIERGEYLVRAVSHCGECHTPRTVTMATDNSRFLAGNPKGKGPEGSAVPNITPDRETGIGGWTEEQISDYLETGNRPDGDVAGGLMLEVIQGSSAGFKDLTKADRLAIAKYLKSIPPIKNKID
- a CDS encoding sigma-54 dependent transcriptional regulator, producing MAERIVIAEDDEDLAFVLREALRRQRYEIEVSPTAGGLLERLKSNPYDLILLDVRLPDMDGLDAIPKCRELAPDTPIIVMTAHGTRETAMDAITRGAYDFFTKPLKMDEFQVVVSRALDRRHLQKQVKALRESQPSGLEGLIGQGEVLKRVVEMAHRAAPTDLTVLIQGESGTGKEVLARAIHRLSARKDGPFIPVNCAAIPEGLLESELFGHERGAFTGAVRARPGRFELAREGTLFLDEIGDMPMSMQAKILRVLQEREFERVGGTKTITADVRVIAATHRDLDAAVKQGTFRQDLYYRLQGVGMYVPPLRERIDDLPLLITHVLARAAERLNRTPATVSPEALRCLWTYAWPGNVRELQHVLEGAMVLSDGVIRPEHLPPAIQRASQAAPVTEPAPAPALTGSLDDALETWERRMILDALQRTHGVQARAAKLLGVSERSLWYRIKKLSIQVRPPEDDAPPA
- a CDS encoding Do family serine endopeptidase encodes the protein MSRRPVLILVIVALLLVAAGGGYLLRDRIGRSSTVVPSTPQAAAGVALAETLQTGFVDVAQHVRPAVVHLGTIQRAKSRRGPNLPQGNDDPFFRDFFNQFFGSEGPDSRSEFRRPGLGSGVIIDKRGLVLTNFHVVKGADEILIRLSDKREYRGQILGTDPKTDLAVVRFQPDHELTVAPMGNSDALRVGEWAIAIGNPFGLDQTVTVGVISATGRSDVGIATYENFIQTDASINPGNSGGPLVNLKGQVIGVNTAIVAAGQGIGFAIPINMVKRVVDQLVDKGKVVRGWLGVALQPLSPDLAQSLGVGGTNGAVVGSTITGSPAAQAGLQQGDVIVAYDKIPVEDYRHVQRLVAETRVGRSITLQVIRKKQKMDVAVTIAEVPDDATRRPGPAPAPLKP
- a CDS encoding septal ring lytic transglycosylase RlpA family protein, with translation MRSTSSRLSRMDQADRPMPADAAEVASVSRVATVVLMIVAMRHVFLALEGPDPRTVGYLSIRKVPPRQGGDGGLGRAHPPGPPGAAVWHDGVMRAPRLPVLVALSALAVLTGCSRAVVGTPPVVSTPPEPPALGIEEVGLASWYGSPHHGRRTASGELYDMNQMTAAHKTLPFGTRLLVTNRDTRRTAEVRINDRGPFVKGRILDVSYAAARQLGVATEGVFPVRLRVISLPAGKVEAPAAEGGLTVEDGSFTDRTKAEAQRREVGGVATVSEVTVADQSVYRVDLGSYSTPMQARTAAQPLAARRFPLLVAAR
- a CDS encoding SPOR domain-containing protein; the protein is MRYRHVWPGLLLLAALGLLLAGLVRWGDHFLSPGPTGGIHRLLQLWAASRPGDELAAAPVSAGTASVDPAAPPQVSLPSMPSTAEAPASPVTPPSAVPAASPSSDLTPVVALPDATGSPPGAEIKTPMADRADEPRAGAPPAPAPPPVRYALALGTFAVADDAERVETKLNQAGFSTVRFRQQASAKLFSVHVGSLKDADEGQATVERLQREGYGPVAVLTGRSGPTVRVGDAMPLRMAVQLAEKLRAAGLDARVEAEATHAGQVSLRHGNFASRDEAEAASREVARLGVPNEVIQIR
- a CDS encoding cytidylate kinase family protein gives rise to the protein MPIVTISHEIGAGGPEIGQQLADRMGYRYVDHELISDAARRYGLLEEKLSHLDESKPSLFERFDAETRRYITVIQTALYDFAEHDNVVLMGRGGQWLLRGIPHVLRVRVMAPFDVRVKRLGKKLAGPMGEQTNPRTVTELVRRDDAEKAGRMRYLYEVGITDPALYDLVINTEKLSVAAAVGLIGGVLGQTELATTPAAAQLVADRSLASRVQVALATHPETRRYRITVEARSGVVTLEGTAAMDEATDVARGVDGVRDVKMRQMDMPPIPPFVA
- a CDS encoding CHASE2 domain-containing protein, translating into MRFLAVPWRLLLAGSLVGLAVVAMAAFNLFGFFEIAELKALDAQFTLRGPRPPECPIVVVKIDEDSFDALNMVWPWPRAVHARFLDALAQGQPAAVGMDILFTEPSSRGPADDEALGASVHRLRDRIVLAAAFTTVDDPSFVKQGLNPPIPEVRGQAAFGSADYDTDADAFVRRATLTRDFQGREWPGFDLQIYRLAEKAGLAHSGPPKGRELLINFRGGPKTFPMVAYHRVLTGEIPPEVFKDKIVLVGATTPTLHDIFPTPFAATTLMPGVEIHAHALETILRGIPLRRAPHWLVPVLGIVAGALAAWAATAFRPLAAFGLVAGATIAYLGATHGAFAWGRLWVEVVPVPLALLVSYTGTVAKNFAQEQREKRRLSRFFSPDVVAEIVRHKDDAKLAANRRRMTVLFSDIRGFTSMSEKMPPEEVVAFLREYLTVMTQAVFNHGGTVDKYIGDAIMALYNVPFEAPDHALRAVRTALEFQERLQPLAERFAARYGGTLACGVGIHTGDAVVGTIGSEQRLEYTAIGDTINLGSRLEGLTKDFSVPIIISEATYAEVRDHLGARDLGEVTVKGKVIPVKIYAVVPGEPRREPRRPMDGRVSLSDGELTVVAEVSDLSRTGLAIHGVPRRLERGELLTLQLSVGGPDRTLTIDRAEVMWARKDTAGLRFVEVSTEARAAVEALINRLGG
- a CDS encoding response regulator, with amino-acid sequence MQVSKILVVDDEPEVRKLMEHFLTDRGYQVRLAANGREGLAAIDSFAPDVVLLDMHMPEMDGLETLKELAVRAPGLPVIMVTVNEDVQTTSQLLQLGAADYVPKPFNLDYLEQAINIQLSAARD